The following coding sequences are from one Lycium ferocissimum isolate CSIRO_LF1 chromosome 3, AGI_CSIRO_Lferr_CH_V1, whole genome shotgun sequence window:
- the LOC132049253 gene encoding protein DETOXIFICATION 21-like, whose amino-acid sequence MEADISEKLLCEVQDAEEGDEEVNFKDKLWNETKKMWVIAGPAMFTKFSTFGVTVISHSFVGHIGSNELAAYALVSTVLLRFGNGILMGMASGLETLCGQSYGAKQYHMLGIYLQRSWIVLTVTTTLLLPLYIFTTPILKALGQKEEIAKEAGIISLWLIPVTYSFAASYTCQMFLQAQSKNKIITYLAACTLAIHIFLSWLLTMKFKFGITGAMISTILAYWLPNVGQLMFVTCGGCKETWKGFTCLAFKDLGPVIKLSLSSGAMLCLEFWYSSILVLLTGNLKNAMVQIDALSICLNINGWEMMISLGFLAAACVRVSNELGRGSAKAASFSILNTATTSFVIGFILFLFFLFLRGRLAYLFTDNQDVAKEVEQLSPLLAFSILMNSVQPVLSGVAVGAGWQSIVAYVNIGCYYLVGIPVGVVLDYVFKLQVKGVWVGMIFGTLVQTIVLLIITLKTDWDKQVIIAQQRVKRWLVEAEPNADSQSA is encoded by the exons ATGGAAGCTGATATCAGTGAGAAATTGTTGTGTGAAGTACAAGATGCGGAGGAGGGTGATGAAGAAGTGAATTTCAAGGACAAATTATGGAACGAGACGAAGAAAATGTGGGTGATCGCTGGTCCTGCCATGTTTACAAAATTTTCGACGTTTGGAGTAACTGTTATTAGCCATTCATTTGTTGGTCATATTGGATCTAATGAGCTTGCTGCTTATGCTTTAGTCAGTACTGTCCTCCTCAGATTTGGCAATGGCATTCTG ATGGGAATGGCAAGTGGATTAGAAACTTTATGTGGACAGTCCTATGGTGCTAAACAATATCATATGCTCGGGATTTATCTTCAAAGATCTTGGATCGTCTTGACAGTAACAACAACCCTGCTTTTACCACTCTATATTTTCACCACGCCGATCCTAAAAGCTTTAGGCCAGAAAGAAGAGATAGCAAAAGAGGCCGGGATCATTTCTTTATGGTTAATACCGGTGACTTATTCCTTCGCTGCATCATATACATGCCAAATGTTCTTACAAGCACAAAGTAAGAACAAGATTATTACATACTTGGCAGCTTGTACCTTGGCGATCCATATTTTCCTCTCCTGGCTTTTAACCATGAAGTTTAAATTCGGAATTACCGGTGCCATGATATCTACAATTTTGGCGTACTGGCTTCCTAATGTTGGTCAGTTAATGTTTGTAACGTGTGGAGGATGCAAAGAAACTTGGAAAGGTTTTACATGTTTGGCATTCAAGGATCTTGGGCCTGTAATCAAGCTTTCTTTGTCTTCTGGTGCCATGCTATG CCTTGAATTCTGGTACAGCAGTATACTAGTTCTACTTACAGGAAACTTGAAAAATGCTATGGTTCAGATTGATGCTCTTTCTATATG CCTTAACATCAACGGTTGGGAAATGATGATATCTCTTGGTTTCTTAGCTGCAGCATG TGTACGAGTGTCAAACGAGCTGGGAAGAGGAAGCGCGAAAGCAGCAAGCTTTTCAATCTTGAATACAGCGACAACATCGTTTGTCATTGGATTCATTCTGTTTCTGTTCTTTCTGTTCTTGCGCGGACGCCTGGCTTACTTATTCACGGACAACCAAGACGTGGCTAAAGAAGTCGAACAATTGTCTCCTCTACTAGCATTTTCCATACTCATGAACAGTGTTCAACCAGTTCTTTCTG GCGTTGCTGTTGGTGCCGGATGGCAGAGTATTGTAGCCTATGTCAACATTGGCTGCTACTACTTAGTAGGCATTCCAGTTGGAGTTGTGCTAGATTATGTTTTCAAACTGCAAGTTAAA GGTGTTTGGGTTGGAATGATTTTTGGTACACTGGTCCAGACAATTGTTCTACTTATAATTACTTTGAAAACTGATTGGGATAAACAG GTTATAATTGCTCAACAGAGAGTAAAGAGATGGCTTGTAGAAGCTGAACCCAATGCTGATTCACAATCTGCTTGA